Proteins from one Candidatus Omnitrophota bacterium genomic window:
- a CDS encoding NAD(P)H-hydrate dehydratase, whose product MRLPVQLLKRNPETHKGDYGCVLIIGASLGLTGAVCLSARAALKIGAGLVRVGVPKSLNNIFEIKLTEEMSLPLADKGGSLTESAFSQIEKVLDKVDVLVIGPGASLANPTRKLILRIIRDVDKPIVIDADAISALASDLSVLDKRKTKQLIITPHYQEFSRLVKVDIEEIKKNRKELAGNFALRYNLTLVLKGNRSLVVRNKEFFENDSGNAGMATAGSGDVLSGIIAGLVAQGLKPFEAAKLGVYLHGLSGDLAVKDKTESCLIASDLIDYLPQAIKSSL is encoded by the coding sequence ATGCGGTTGCCTGTGCAGTTGCTCAAAAGGAATCCCGAGACACATAAGGGGGATTACGGATGCGTTTTGATTATTGGGGCCTCTTTAGGCCTGACTGGAGCAGTCTGCCTATCAGCCAGAGCAGCTTTGAAAATTGGCGCTGGCTTAGTTAGGGTAGGCGTACCTAAGTCATTAAATAATATTTTTGAAATTAAGCTAACTGAGGAGATGAGCTTACCGCTTGCCGATAAGGGAGGTTCACTCACTGAAAGCGCTTTTTCCCAAATTGAAAAAGTTTTAGATAAGGTTGATGTCTTAGTCATCGGTCCGGGAGCCAGCCTAGCTAACCCAACCAGAAAACTAATTTTAAGAATAATTAGAGATGTCGATAAACCGATAGTTATTGATGCTGATGCAATAAGTGCCTTAGCTTCTGATTTAAGTGTTTTAGATAAAAGAAAGACTAAGCAGTTAATTATTACTCCTCATTATCAGGAATTCTCGAGGCTGGTTAAGGTTGATATTGAAGAAATCAAAAAAAATAGAAAAGAGCTTGCAGGGAACTTTGCTCTTAGGTATAATCTAACCCTTGTTCTTAAGGGTAATCGTAGCTTAGTAGTTCGCAATAAAGAGTTTTTTGAAAATGACAGCGGAAATGCCGGAATGGCGACAGCTGGGTCAGGTGATGTTTTAAGCGGGATAATTGCTGGCTTAGTTGCTCAAGGATTAAAACCTTTTGAGGCAGCAAAGCTGGGAGTGTATTTGCATGGTTTAAGCGGTGACTTGGCCGTTAAAGATAAGACCGAAAGCTGTCTAATTGCTTCTGATTTAATCGACTATTTGCCTCAAGCTATTAAAAGTTCTTTGTAA
- a CDS encoding MBL fold metallo-hydrolase, whose protein sequence is MKLKIIFDKESVNSNCVGGWGVAYLIDDKILFDTAEKAEYLITNLKALAVDIVGIEKVVISHNHWDHRAGLTSLLELNKKIEVFACSDFIDEFGKELFGYNLKLVEAPLQIANNVYTSGCLSVNYKGSKIKEQALVLSGEKGISLVSGCSHPGVLALINRAKEIFPEKRFYSLVGGLHLMDEDERSINYIVDEVKGAGVENIIPGHCTGFNAVKVFQKVYQEHFFDLKIGQEIEL, encoded by the coding sequence ATGAAGTTAAAGATAATTTTTGATAAAGAATCAGTAAATAGTAATTGTGTTGGTGGTTGGGGGGTTGCTTATTTGATTGATGATAAGATTTTATTTGATACTGCTGAGAAGGCAGAGTATTTAATTACTAATTTAAAGGCCTTAGCTGTAGATATCGTCGGTATTGAAAAGGTAGTTATTTCTCATAATCATTGGGATCATCGTGCTGGACTTACGAGTTTGCTTGAGCTTAATAAAAAAATAGAAGTTTTTGCCTGCTCTGATTTTATAGATGAGTTCGGAAAAGAACTTTTTGGATATAATTTAAAATTGGTCGAGGCCCCGCTTCAGATAGCTAACAATGTATATACCAGCGGATGCTTGTCAGTCAACTATAAAGGTAGTAAGATAAAAGAACAGGCTTTGGTTTTGAGTGGCGAAAAGGGTATCTCTCTTGTTTCTGGTTGTTCTCATCCGGGGGTTTTAGCTTTAATTAATAGGGCTAAAGAGATTTTTCCTGAAAAAAGGTTTTATTCTTTAGTTGGCGGGCTTCATCTTATGGATGAGGACGAACGGTCGATCAACTACATTGTAGATGAGGTTAAAGGAGCTGGGGTAGAGAATATTATTCCTGGGCATTGTACGGGATTTAATGCAGTTAAGGTTTTTCAAAAGGTATATCAGGAACATTTTTTTGATTTGAAAATTGGTCAAGAAATTGAACTATAG
- the tilS gene encoding tRNA lysidine(34) synthetase TilS: protein MFEEDFRNTVKKYSLLKKRDKVLLGVSGGPDSLCLLQLFLKLQKEYSLKLICLHFNHQLRKEADSEEDFVRRACKRLGVELISESKPVNDFFKGDSLEQTARNLRFDFFLKLSRQTKFKKIALAHHKDDLVETVLMRLIRGSGLKGLQGFLPKSKFRSLTVIRPLIELTKSDILKWLKQNKIDYCLDQSNFEDKFFRNRIRSKLMPLLKELNPNIVNNIYNAARTISLDYSFLYSFSHQAFLALKMKEGKGSISLRLTGLKELPKAIFANVIRIAIEDLQGHTRRLEAKHLVEVDDLVAKRPLGSIVNLPFLMVKKEQNSLLIQSLIL, encoded by the coding sequence ATGTTTGAAGAAGACTTTAGAAATACGGTAAAAAAATACTCTCTTTTGAAAAAAAGGGATAAGGTGCTTTTGGGAGTTTCTGGCGGACCAGATTCACTCTGCTTGCTTCAGCTTTTTTTAAAATTGCAGAAAGAATACTCCCTAAAGTTGATCTGCCTGCATTTTAACCACCAGCTGCGTAAAGAGGCCGATAGCGAGGAGGATTTCGTAAGGCGAGCTTGCAAGCGTTTGGGTGTTGAACTTATCTCAGAAAGTAAGCCGGTTAATGATTTTTTTAAAGGGGATTCCTTAGAACAGACGGCCAGAAACTTAAGATTTGATTTTTTCTTAAAACTTTCCCGACAGACTAAATTTAAAAAAATTGCCTTGGCTCACCATAAAGATGATTTAGTGGAAACAGTTTTGATGCGTCTGATTCGTGGCTCAGGTTTAAAAGGTTTGCAGGGTTTCTTGCCAAAATCAAAATTCAGAAGCCTTACGGTTATTAGACCGCTGATTGAATTAACGAAGAGTGATATTTTGAAATGGCTTAAACAAAACAAAATCGACTATTGTCTTGATCAGAGCAATTTTGAAGATAAGTTTTTTCGCAACCGTATACGTTCAAAGCTTATGCCTTTGCTCAAGGAGCTTAATCCGAATATAGTTAACAATATTTATAATGCGGCCAGAACTATTTCTCTCGACTACTCTTTTTTGTATAGCTTTTCGCACCAGGCTTTTTTAGCCCTTAAGATGAAAGAAGGCAAGGGTAGCATTTCTTTAAGGCTTACTGGCCTCAAGGAATTACCTAAGGCAATTTTTGCTAATGTAATTAGAATTGCGATTGAAGATTTACAAGGACACACTCGAAGGTTAGAAGCCAAGCATTTAGTTGAGGTTGATGATTTAGTTGCCAAGCGGCCTCTGGGCAGTATTGTTAATCTACCATTTTTGATGGTGAAAAAAGAGCAAAATTCTCTACTCATTCAATCCTTGATTTTATAA
- the ftsH gene encoding ATP-dependent zinc metalloprotease FtsH → MAIFLGVLWLTSLFNSELNGTVKKLAYSEFYYKLEHNLEKPEIKSVKMIDNLIQGNFTESAGGDRFYLHIPADDEDLLALLRKNVDKFEVEPPRTFLSNILFSLGPIIILIGFFWYMSYKGNQMGSRVWSFGKSRAKLMDKEKTTRVTFNDVAGIDEAKEELEEVIDFLKDPKKFQRLGGRFPKGVLLVGPPGCGKTLLAKAVAGEAKVPFYSISGSDFVEMFVGVGASRVRDLFEQAKKAAKSESKGCIIFIDEIDAVGRQRFSGVGGGHDEREQTLNQLLTEMDGFQTEIGVIVMAATNRPDVLDPALLRPGRFDRHVVIYAPDIQGREGILKVHTRKIRLAKKIDLKTIAQKTPGFSGADLENLCNEAALLAARHGKESVEQSELEESIERVIMGPEKKSRIISKREKELTAYHEAGHTILSLLIPEVDSLSKVSIIPRGMAGGYTFTPPREDRWHRSKKELLGTITVMLGGRVSEEVNLDDITTGASDDLTKVTQIARKMICDYGMSERLGSYALGSNQGPIFLGRDLIREKDYSEDTAKIIDEEVKRIVGECYTRAKQLITDNKAKLKILAEALLEKEVLDAKEVKRLIGFKDEDNPSSNKKRTKS, encoded by the coding sequence ATGGCTATATTTTTGGGTGTTTTGTGGTTGACCAGCCTTTTTAACTCAGAGCTTAACGGCACCGTAAAGAAGCTTGCCTACAGTGAATTTTACTATAAATTAGAACATAATTTGGAGAAGCCGGAGATAAAGTCGGTCAAGATGATTGATAATTTGATTCAGGGCAATTTTACTGAAAGTGCAGGAGGCGATCGATTTTATTTACATATACCTGCGGATGATGAAGACTTGCTTGCTTTGTTGAGAAAGAATGTTGATAAATTCGAAGTAGAGCCACCGCGTACATTTCTTTCTAATATTCTATTTTCTTTAGGACCGATAATTATTTTGATTGGATTTTTTTGGTACATGTCTTATAAGGGTAACCAAATGGGTTCTCGGGTTTGGAGTTTTGGCAAGTCCCGGGCCAAGCTTATGGATAAGGAAAAAACAACCCGGGTTACTTTTAATGATGTTGCCGGAATCGACGAAGCCAAAGAAGAACTCGAAGAGGTGATTGATTTTTTAAAAGATCCTAAAAAATTTCAGCGCTTAGGCGGAAGATTCCCTAAGGGAGTGTTGTTAGTCGGACCTCCTGGTTGTGGAAAGACTCTATTGGCTAAGGCTGTTGCTGGGGAAGCCAAGGTTCCTTTTTATAGCATTAGTGGTTCAGATTTTGTCGAGATGTTTGTCGGAGTAGGAGCTTCCCGAGTGCGGGATCTTTTTGAGCAGGCTAAAAAAGCCGCTAAAAGCGAGAGTAAGGGATGCATTATTTTTATTGATGAAATAGATGCTGTCGGTCGCCAGCGTTTTTCCGGAGTCGGCGGAGGCCATGACGAGCGAGAGCAAACTCTAAATCAGCTATTGACTGAAATGGATGGTTTTCAGACTGAGATCGGAGTTATTGTTATGGCTGCAACCAATCGACCGGATGTTTTAGACCCGGCTTTGCTTCGTCCTGGGCGCTTTGATCGTCATGTTGTTATTTATGCTCCCGATATTCAGGGAAGAGAGGGAATTCTAAAGGTTCATACTCGTAAAATTCGTCTAGCCAAAAAAATTGACTTAAAAACAATTGCTCAAAAAACGCCTGGATTTTCGGGAGCTGATTTAGAGAATCTTTGCAATGAGGCTGCTTTATTGGCAGCTAGACATGGTAAGGAATCGGTAGAGCAGTCAGAGCTTGAAGAATCAATTGAGCGGGTAATAATGGGTCCGGAGAAAAAGAGCCGAATAATTTCTAAGCGGGAAAAAGAACTAACTGCTTACCATGAAGCTGGCCATACGATACTGTCTTTATTAATTCCGGAAGTTGATTCTTTGTCCAAGGTTTCGATAATACCTCGAGGCATGGCTGGCGGTTATACTTTTACTCCGCCGCGTGAGGATCGTTGGCATAGATCTAAAAAAGAGCTTCTTGGTACAATAACCGTGATGCTTGGCGGGAGGGTGTCCGAAGAGGTAAATCTAGATGACATTACGACTGGAGCGAGTGACGATTTGACTAAAGTAACTCAAATTGCTCGCAAGATGATTTGCGACTACGGAATGAGTGAACGATTAGGTAGCTATGCTCTTGGTTCAAACCAAGGGCCAATATTTTTAGGTCGCGACTTAATTAGAGAAAAAGACTACAGCGAAGATACTGCTAAAATAATTGATGAGGAAGTTAAGCGGATTGTTGGTGAGTGCTATACAAGAGCCAAACAACTTATTACTGATAATAAAGCCAAGCTAAAAATATTAGCTGAAGCCTTGCTCGAAAAAGAAGTATTAGATGCCAAGGAAGTCAAACGCCTAATCGGTTTTAAAGATGAGGATAACCCCAGTAGTAATAAAAAACGAACAAAAAGCTAG
- a CDS encoding radical SAM protein: MTYFYGPVFSRRLGFSLGVDLFPRKTCSFDCIYCQLGRNTKKVTRRISCVELAKLKQELKTIIKKKLRIDFITISGSGEPTLHKDLNKIIKVIKTTTNNKYSVCVITNSSLLYRKDVRKELRAADVIIPSLDAASAKVFHKINKPYKGADLNKLSQGIVKLSQEFKGQIWLEVMLVKGINDNLSEIKKLKKIIEKISPSRVQLNLPVRPAAVKVNLPSAKKLVQIRKIIGFDAEVVSDVYDGRKEFTASTSR; this comes from the coding sequence ATGACTTATTTTTATGGACCAGTCTTTTCTCGCAGGTTAGGTTTTTCTCTGGGGGTAGATTTATTTCCCAGAAAGACTTGTTCTTTTGATTGTATTTATTGTCAATTAGGCAGGAATACAAAAAAAGTTACCCGACGAATTTCTTGTGTTGAATTAGCTAAATTAAAGCAAGAACTAAAAACCATAATTAAAAAGAAACTACGGATAGATTTTATAACTATTTCCGGAAGTGGCGAACCAACTTTACATAAGGATTTAAATAAAATTATTAAAGTAATAAAGACAACCACTAACAATAAATATTCGGTGTGTGTTATTACTAATTCATCTTTGCTTTATCGAAAAGATGTAAGGAAAGAACTTAGGGCAGCAGATGTAATCATTCCTTCTTTAGATGCAGCAAGCGCAAAAGTATTTCATAAAATTAATAAGCCTTATAAGGGGGCAGATTTAAATAAGTTATCGCAAGGTATAGTCAAGCTGTCTCAGGAGTTTAAGGGGCAAATTTGGCTTGAGGTTATGTTAGTTAAGGGTATAAATGATAACTTATCGGAAATAAAGAAATTAAAAAAGATAATTGAAAAGATATCTCCGAGCAGAGTCCAACTTAATTTACCGGTGAGACCAGCAGCGGTCAAGGTAAACTTACCGAGTGCTAAGAAACTAGTGCAGATAAGGAAAATTATCGGTTTTGATGCTGAGGTTGTCTCAGACGTTTACGATGGAAGAAAAGAGTTTACCGCTTCAACTTCAAGATAA
- a CDS encoding radical SAM protein, translating to MNILAINPWIIDCAAYDFWLKPYGFLVILTYLKNKGLSIDYIDCLDKKISQADFGRGKYYCEIIPTPGAAKSIPRYFKRYGMPKDEFEKRLVGKNPDYILITSSMTYWYPAIIELNLILRKKFPKIPIILGGTYATLCDSHAKENNCGDFIFKNSEIDKFFKLINCPFNLEELYSTLPDYENFYSSLDYLVLRTSWGCPFSCSFCAIKKLSSGFLRINSDKIVNFIVKYARRGLSHFVLYDDAFLYEPEYAKILLNNIVKRKLKINFHTPNALHLRFLDPEISKLLKQSGFINPHFGLETLNPKLQKAWGDKATRDDLVKGIESLKNGGFKNGEFSIYLLLGYPNQDLDELKSDVEFINRLGARVSLAEFSPVPETEIFKHYQNNVDEPILHNNSLFSFFQKEKIKDFWKIKNYVRDLNKKLN from the coding sequence GTGAATATTTTAGCAATAAATCCCTGGATAATTGACTGTGCTGCCTACGATTTCTGGCTCAAACCCTATGGATTTTTAGTTATTCTGACCTACCTAAAAAACAAAGGGTTATCAATAGACTATATCGATTGCCTAGATAAAAAAATATCCCAAGCTGATTTTGGCCGCGGTAAGTACTATTGTGAAATCATTCCTACCCCTGGAGCAGCTAAATCTATTCCCCGTTATTTTAAACGCTACGGAATGCCTAAAGATGAATTCGAAAAACGCTTAGTTGGCAAAAATCCAGACTACATTCTTATTACCTCATCAATGACTTATTGGTATCCAGCAATTATCGAATTAAATTTAATATTAAGGAAAAAATTTCCCAAAATTCCGATAATTTTAGGAGGCACCTACGCAACCCTCTGTGATAGCCATGCTAAAGAAAATAACTGTGGCGACTTTATTTTTAAAAACTCTGAAATTGACAAATTCTTTAAACTAATAAATTGTCCGTTTAACTTAGAAGAACTCTATTCGACTCTTCCTGATTATGAAAATTTCTATAGCTCTTTAGACTATCTGGTCTTGAGAACCTCATGGGGATGTCCATTTAGCTGTAGCTTTTGCGCTATAAAAAAACTTTCATCGGGATTCCTTAGGATAAACTCTGATAAAATAGTTAATTTTATCGTAAAATATGCCCGACGCGGTCTAAGCCATTTTGTTCTCTACGACGATGCCTTCCTTTATGAACCAGAATATGCAAAAATATTATTGAACAACATAGTAAAAAGAAAATTAAAAATTAACTTTCACACCCCGAATGCTCTTCATCTGCGCTTTCTAGACCCTGAGATATCAAAGCTTCTTAAACAATCCGGTTTTATCAACCCTCATTTTGGCTTAGAAACCCTAAACCCAAAATTACAAAAGGCCTGGGGAGATAAAGCAACCAGAGATGATTTAGTTAAAGGAATAGAATCACTCAAAAATGGCGGTTTCAAAAATGGTGAGTTTAGTATATATCTACTTTTGGGTTACCCCAATCAAGACCTTGATGAATTAAAATCTGATGTTGAATTTATAAACCGACTAGGGGCAAGAGTATCTCTGGCTGAATTTTCACCAGTCCCGGAGACTGAAATATTTAAACATTATCAAAATAATGTCGATGAGCCAATCTTACACAACAACTCTCTATTTAGCTTCTTTCAAAAAGAAAAAATAAAAGATTTTTGGAAAATAAAAAACTACGTAAGAGATCTAAACAAAAAATTGAATTAA
- the folP gene encoding dihydropteroate synthase → MRITPVVIKNEQKARELMSSLGVSRQGVRILSPKSVYSVFKIEGIKSWEANILKQHLLSQGSDAAIERDALVKDIRTGALIFGSFSQLKNLCKKLKNQPFNLKEISQTLSFYLDNIHKETYIFRANNKQLKINKPLVCGIINMTPDSFFQDGLLNKDQKYILERVEKMLKAGAKMIDIGGESTRPFSKPITEKEELARVIPTLKAIRKRFRKVLISLDSYKYLVVKAAAAEGVDLINDITALNGDLRKSSVIKNYKLGCVLMHMKGKPRDMQKNPHYKDVISEELDFFKERLQFCQRIGIDKERIMIDPGIGFGKDLNDNLKLINQLYKFKVFGLPLFLGLSRKSFIGKILKSEPGERLVGTLSATILSVGQGANILRTHDVAETVQALKVASKITNN, encoded by the coding sequence ATGAGGATAACCCCAGTAGTAATAAAAAACGAACAAAAAGCTAGAGAGCTGATGAGTTCTTTAGGTGTGAGTCGCCAAGGAGTAAGAATCCTGTCTCCGAAGAGCGTCTATTCGGTTTTTAAAATTGAAGGGATTAAGTCTTGGGAGGCTAATATTCTTAAGCAGCATCTTCTTTCTCAGGGTTCAGATGCCGCCATAGAGAGAGATGCTTTGGTAAAAGATATAAGGACTGGAGCTTTGATCTTTGGCAGTTTCAGTCAGTTAAAAAATCTCTGTAAAAAACTTAAAAACCAGCCGTTTAATTTAAAAGAGATATCGCAAACTTTGTCATTTTATTTAGATAATATTCATAAAGAAACTTATATTTTTAGGGCCAACAATAAGCAGCTCAAAATAAATAAGCCATTGGTTTGTGGAATTATTAATATGACTCCGGATTCATTTTTTCAAGACGGGCTGCTTAACAAAGATCAGAAATATATACTAGAAAGAGTGGAAAAGATGCTTAAAGCCGGAGCTAAGATGATTGATATCGGTGGCGAGTCAACACGGCCATTTTCAAAGCCAATAACCGAAAAAGAAGAATTAGCTAGAGTAATTCCAACCCTTAAGGCGATAAGGAAGCGTTTCAGGAAAGTTTTAATTTCTCTAGATAGCTATAAATATTTAGTGGTTAAAGCGGCCGCAGCTGAAGGTGTTGATTTAATCAATGATATTACTGCTTTAAACGGGGATTTGCGAAAAAGTTCAGTGATTAAGAACTATAAGCTGGGTTGTGTTCTTATGCATATGAAAGGTAAACCTCGAGATATGCAGAAAAATCCTCATTATAAAGATGTTATTAGTGAGGAGTTAGATTTTTTTAAGGAGAGATTACAGTTTTGTCAGCGAATTGGTATAGATAAAGAACGGATAATGATTGATCCGGGGATAGGTTTTGGTAAAGATTTAAACGATAACCTTAAGCTTATCAATCAGCTTTATAAATTTAAGGTTTTTGGTTTGCCTTTGTTTTTGGGTTTGTCGCGGAAGTCTTTTATTGGTAAAATACTTAAAAGTGAACCTGGTGAACGTTTAGTTGGTACTCTTTCAGCGACCATCCTTAGCGTGGGCCAAGGAGCAAACATTTTACGTACTCATGACGTTGCTGAGACGGTACAAGCTTTAAAAGTAGCTTCAAAAATAACCAATAACTAA
- a CDS encoding pyridoxine 5'-phosphate synthase codes for MKLGVNVDHVATLRKARGTKYPDPVVAALCAEYAGCDSIVVHVREDRRHITERDAILIKQAVKVPLNLEMSVNKGIVDFALTLLPAQATLVPERRLELTTEGGLDLLKNTSKIVKAIARLKNAGIRISLFIDPIKRQITRAKELGVDLIEINTGKYSESKTQSAFRVQLTKIKEAVKFARVKKLTVAAGHGLDYENTKSIVKLKAIDELNIGHSIVSRAVLVGFPVAVSEMIFLIKGKSKL; via the coding sequence TTGAAATTAGGTGTCAATGTTGACCACGTTGCTACCTTGCGAAAAGCGAGGGGCACGAAATACCCTGATCCAGTGGTGGCAGCACTTTGCGCTGAATATGCTGGTTGCGATTCTATAGTTGTTCATGTCAGAGAGGATCGGCGGCATATAACTGAACGTGATGCGATCTTGATTAAACAGGCAGTAAAGGTGCCGCTTAATTTAGAGATGTCGGTAAATAAAGGCATCGTTGATTTTGCGCTAACGCTTCTTCCTGCCCAGGCGACTTTAGTTCCTGAGCGAAGATTGGAGCTAACTACTGAAGGCGGGCTGGACCTTTTAAAAAATACATCCAAGATTGTAAAGGCGATAGCTAGATTGAAAAACGCCGGAATAAGAATAAGTTTATTTATTGATCCGATAAAAAGGCAGATAACTAGAGCTAAAGAGCTAGGGGTTGATTTAATCGAGATTAATACTGGTAAATATTCAGAAAGCAAAACTCAGAGTGCTTTTAGGGTTCAGTTAACCAAGATAAAGGAAGCAGTAAAATTTGCTAGAGTTAAGAAATTAACAGTTGCCGCCGGTCATGGCCTCGATTATGAAAACACTAAATCGATTGTTAAGCTAAAAGCAATTGATGAGCTTAATATTGGCCATTCAATAGTTTCTCGAGCAGTGTTAGTAGGCTTTCCGGTAGCAGTCAGCGAAATGATTTTTTTAATTAAAGGAAAGAGTAAACTATGA
- the cdaA gene encoding diadenylate cyclase CdaA, which yields MDFIFRPFNWKNIVEIIILWFVIYRIFIFLKGTKAFYLLRGIIFLVIALIAFHFLSFPVLTRLLAYFFAFFIILVVIIFQPELREGLIHLGKRHIFYIEPKREEIENTLREIVATSGTLSRKKVGALIAIKREIALKKFVESGVILNADLTSELLQNIFYPFAPLHDGGVIVEGTKVVASSCLFPLSENSSLEKTLGMRHRAAVGLSEHSDAVVVVVSEENGSISLAINGQLSRNLAPNDLLTILKGQFTKSR from the coding sequence ATGGATTTTATTTTCAGACCTTTCAATTGGAAAAATATTGTTGAGATAATAATTCTCTGGTTTGTTATCTACCGGATTTTTATTTTCCTGAAAGGCACGAAAGCCTTTTACCTTTTGCGAGGTATAATATTTTTAGTAATTGCCCTGATAGCTTTTCATTTTTTGAGTTTTCCGGTGTTAACTAGATTGTTGGCTTATTTCTTTGCCTTTTTTATTATTTTAGTAGTTATTATTTTCCAGCCTGAGCTGCGGGAGGGTCTTATCCATTTAGGCAAACGTCATATTTTTTACATAGAACCAAAGAGAGAGGAGATCGAAAATACCTTGCGCGAAATTGTTGCCACTTCTGGTACTCTTTCACGGAAAAAAGTAGGCGCTTTAATTGCTATTAAAAGAGAAATTGCCCTTAAAAAGTTTGTTGAAAGCGGTGTAATTTTAAATGCTGACCTTACTTCCGAATTACTTCAAAATATTTTTTATCCTTTTGCCCCTTTGCATGACGGTGGAGTTATTGTCGAGGGAACAAAAGTAGTAGCATCTTCCTGCCTTTTTCCTCTTAGCGAGAATTCGAGCCTGGAGAAAACATTGGGAATGCGTCATCGGGCAGCAGTAGGTCTTTCTGAGCATTCTGATGCAGTGGTAGTAGTTGTCTCTGAAGAAAATGGTTCAATTTCTTTAGCAATTAATGGACAGCTATCAAGAAATCTTGCACCTAATGACTTACTAACAATTTTGAAAGGGCAATTTACAAAATCTCGCTAG
- a CDS encoding YggS family pyridoxal phosphate-dependent enzyme, with protein MIRENIKTILSQLPQGVELVAATKERSSDEINEAIEGGVKIIGENYIKEAEAKFELIGKKARWHLIGHLQSNKAKAAVKIFDLIETLDSLDLAVILDKECKKINKVMPVLVEVNSASEPQKRGVLPDQVETFLNQLLAFSNLKLSGLMTMGPWLEDPEAIRPYFRKTKELFDKIKANYQGKIEMKYLSMGMSSSWRIAIEEGANIVRIGTAIFGKRKG; from the coding sequence ATGATTAGAGAAAATATTAAAACTATTTTAAGCCAGTTGCCTCAAGGGGTGGAATTGGTGGCGGCAACTAAAGAGCGAAGCAGCGATGAAATAAACGAAGCCATTGAAGGCGGAGTTAAAATAATTGGCGAAAATTATATAAAAGAAGCCGAAGCTAAATTTGAGCTTATTGGCAAGAAAGCAAGGTGGCATTTAATTGGTCATCTCCAGAGCAATAAAGCAAAGGCGGCAGTTAAGATTTTTGACCTTATTGAAACTTTAGATTCATTGGATTTAGCCGTTATTTTGGATAAAGAGTGTAAAAAAATAAATAAGGTAATGCCAGTTTTAGTTGAAGTGAATTCAGCCTCTGAGCCTCAGAAACGAGGGGTTTTGCCTGACCAAGTAGAAACTTTTTTGAATCAGCTTTTAGCTTTTTCTAACCTTAAGCTGTCGGGTTTGATGACTATGGGACCTTGGTTAGAAGATCCTGAGGCAATAAGGCCATATTTTAGAAAAACCAAAGAATTATTTGATAAAATTAAAGCTAATTATCAAGGTAAAATAGAAATGAAATATCTTTCAATGGGGATGAGTTCTTCTTGGCGAATAGCCATTGAAGAAGGAGCTAATATTGTAAGGATTGGAACGGCAATTTTCGGAAAACGAAAAGGTTAA
- a CDS encoding holo-ACP synthase, with protein sequence MIVGVGIDMIKIEKIKSAFEKWGDAFRNRVFNDEELENIPQGKMYYQRLAARFAAKEAVIKAISKEHPLALTDIIVLNRENGAPYCKFKKDIGVDIFLSITHIEDYAVACAVAQKESRDT encoded by the coding sequence ATGATAGTTGGCGTTGGTATAGATATGATAAAGATAGAGAAGATTAAATCAGCATTCGAGAAGTGGGGAGATGCTTTTCGGAATCGAGTTTTTAACGATGAGGAACTTGAGAATATTCCCCAAGGTAAGATGTACTATCAGCGTCTGGCGGCTCGTTTTGCAGCCAAAGAGGCGGTAATAAAAGCTATTTCCAAGGAACACCCCTTGGCCTTAACTGATATTATTGTTTTAAATAGAGAAAACGGAGCACCATATTGTAAATTTAAAAAAGATATTGGTGTTGATATTTTTCTTTCGATAACCCACATTGAAGACTATGCGGTTGCCTGTGCAGTTGCTCAAAAGGAATCCCGAGACACATAA